atccccgggtcgggcaaagtattgctgggttttttccGTTTTCcgtttttcagtagtagcacggagtctagaattgtgcccagtatatgacaataggctcactccctaatacatgggacttataacacaaatggtgaaaagtgggtgggtgattcttcaaaaaaagtcacaaaaagttaacggcgtcattatcctcacccaaaagttaacaattctggcgattgaaacacaaaatttggtttcaataaattaagctgtgacactgctctcaactaatcaaatataaataaggatgacaataagctaccatgatgcttaataacgcgggagaataatgatttgttaaataaaagttaaagttttttgaagaatcacccgggtgtacattgtatagcggcattacgtgccgtaatgtgcatctctgcctaccccttcggggataaaggcgtgacgtgaaGTTAAAAATACTATCCATTTTTCACCTTTCCTAATAACATTGTCCAGTAGTAtttgcagttttattttacagaactACGTGATTTGTAAGTTTGAACAAggatatctagacacacggcagtgtgtccgccaagttcgagcaaaaaaaccgacacaccggccgtgggttatattacacgaaccatttcgggccaagttcgacccacctataactcaaaatctattttatctacgcatatgaaatttctagtatctgtgaGATCTACTtccttatctaaaatacaaaatttcattaatgtacctagtaggtcttgagatattgacgtcagaaaatcgctatttttactatacactcactgactgactgactcactcactcatcaaaaacctagaccacttccaatggtcgtattgacttgaaatttggcatggaggtaggtctttaggtcaaggtaaaggaaaaaatctgaaaatggccaagtgtgagtcggttttggTGGTGGTTGGTTCAAGGTGTagtacccctaaggaactaaaacaaaaaatttatctatatcttccaatggtcgtaccgacctaaaattcgttacgaaggtttgtatttagtcaaagtaaagtaaaataagaaaaaagaaaataaaccttacaaaaataaatgaaatcccacccaaaacataaatgtgaaaggctgccaagttcgataatattggaatgcttcgcctataaaagaagtgagatctaaataagtaccaagttccatacacagacctcagttaaaaatgatataacttggcaagttttaatagaaaattatatacttgactcattgcgtttagtaggtttataaaaaagtgtgtgaaaacttgccaacttgttatatcatttttaactgaggtctgtgtatggaacttggtacttatttagatctcacttcttttataggcgaagcattccaatattatcgaacttggcagcctttcacatttatgttttgggtgggatacatAATCCACAGCtacaaactcataaaaatagcaTGTAcagaaactaattttaattcaaaccCATTAAGATTGATGTGCATAAAACACGTCAACAACACAGAGGAAATGAATCACTATACATTCAACGcactcttttatttatttatacttgtgAATTACGATCCATTTGTTTTGTAGAAACAATATTAGTTTGGCTTAGAATAAATCTTTCGCGGGTTTAAAAGCTTCaacttgtatttataattacgaGTGGATATGTGAGTAGTAGGATTTTTGGTGATTacatttacctatttttttattgtatcgtCGACGCTTCAGCAGTTTCTAGATGGATCGACTTGGATCATTTtctttatggaatagagggcaaaccagcagactggtcacctgatggtaagcgatcagcactgcccatggacacccgcaataccagagaagtcacaggtacgttgccggtcttttaaaagGAACACGCTCTTTTCTGGATTACAGATTACAGTCCCAAAATACGATGTGCCTTTTTATTGAATCAATTAAATACGCCTACACTGCTGAGTTTAAGCGtgtaaacaatacaaacaatagCGGATTTATTCGTCACTTTGTCAGGGACATAATCCAAATTTAGTACAACAGGCACGAATTGAGTCACcatacattttttatctttttaaatgcTCGTATTCCGCTAATATATTGCACAAGTAAGCGTGTAACGACTTGAGAATATAAATAGAGGTTTTAAGAGTAGGAATAAAAAGAGAATGTAATGTCTCGGTAGCGGTAGGATGGCAGGCAGCCATGAAATGTCTGGATCGTATCACAGGCGAGATTGAACGGGACCTTTGACTCGGGAACATTGGCCGTAAAATCGTATTGagatttcaatttatatttataggtaaGACTCGTGTAATTACGATTCGTGGGTGGATTAGATAGatgtgtgtgggagagccatgcttcggaacgaatgggccggctcgaccggagtgataccacggcctcacagaaaaccgacgtgaagcaacgcttgcgttgtgtttcgttgtgtgagtgaggttaccagaagccTAACTACCCCCTTCCCTTTAAGAAAGTCTGTGACCGTAACTTTGAGCATTCGATCATAAATTACTTCAGTTTACAGAATAGTATCTACAATGAAAAGAAGTTTCAAGTAATAGATTCGGTGTGTGCCCGTTTCCATGGCAACGACTCCTCTTAATTCCTGCATAACCGCAATTAGCGGCCCGCTGACTCCTGTCCCACTTGGCAATACCAACACGGTACGTGACTTGGGCCAAATATACCAGAAACAAGATTAATTTCTAACAGATTATTTCAGTAACATCTGCGAATACCTATACTAatcatacattaaaaaaacaagtgTTACACAACGCCCTATTACGTCAATCGTCATTTTGACCGTTTGACGTGCGTCGGCCGGTTATTCCGGATATCTCCGGGCTGTTTGTATCATGTCGACATTTATCGGACATTTAGgtggagaaaataaaatacgaaacatTACGCAGGGTTGAGGAGAAGATGAAGAATCTGGATTACGTGTGAACCATGTCATAATGTTTGTTAATGTGCGGTGTAACGAGCcgcgttaaataaatatttattcaacggattttcgttttataaataaatacgtttccCGTTCGATGATAAAGTTGCAACATTTGGCTGTCACGGTCGGATCTCTTTtcgtatcatttattttaaaacttaatttcttTTCACGCCCACGATTTATGCGTTTTCCCGCGCTATCGTTACGGAATATATCAAAGTCTGGCAGTAGCAGTTATAGAACGAACTGTTGACACATTTTAACAGCTATTCATTAAATTTTGATAGGCCATAACTTTTcacattattaattaactatacgtttttattaaattgtatttattagggTTTAATACCCGAAAGTGCGTTTGCAGCTAGACTCCTGGGTTAGGCATAGTATTATAGTAtgattgattttaaaaattatgtatcaataaataatagtagaATTGGGAATGCCAAAAGTAGGTGTTTATAGTGCAACATAGGTATGCACTATAAACACCTACCGACTCAGAAAATAAAagacaacattttattttttaaagtaaatattgctGTTATGAATGcctatggcattaagcccaccctTGTACAACAAATATGTTACAAAGAATGAAAGCATTATTAAAAAACCACCTTCAAAACAGCGAGTAAGTGaaagtcacacacacacataccttGTGATCACCCCACGCATCTCTCTGGCACGATCGGCCGCAGTAGTAGACAAACTGGCATCCTGAACATTTCAGCACTTTGCCCCTGAAATGCAACGACACGGTCACCATGTCACAATGCAATACAACTGATGCATGTTTAAAAATACTAGTTTGCCATCTGTGTGCAGTGATTTGTGTTTTCAATGTCAATTAAATCaatgtactaaaaatataatgataaataTAGTATTCTTttttgtgtgagaagaggtctttgccCAGTTAGGACAGGCTGAGAAAAAATTGTTAAGACTAAAAtgtgacataataattatattaaatcttaAAGTGAAAAAGTAGGCAGAGTATTCACTTGGAGCTCAAGACACTATTTTGGAAATATCAATAGTagcttaaacaaattataaatgtaCACTATCTAACTATCTAAAGgagtaaaattaataagtaaaatatatttggtgtcataacttattacttatttatacattatttttaaggaaTAATGTATTTACAGGTCTTCAACTCGAGAATTATGTGAGATATAAGAATAAATAAGGAtagtatttgtaaacaaataaatacaaattccagttacataaacataaaagtttagAAAACATTAATCATACCTATATGAGTTTAAAAACAAGAACAAGAtggcataaaataaacaaaaagttttgtacaacttatttatattttagtccattacaaaaagaaaataatttagtattcaGTAAGATTTTAAGTCACAAGTGTGTACCTAGttactgtaaataatattacagatTTTTTAAGTTGGAGTTAAGTGAACTTTACTTACTTTTCCAGGCAATTATCGCACCGGCTTCCTTGCTCTTTAGAcgataaaacaaaagcaaaaggTTGCTCTGTCAGGATCAAATCCCCAGCCTTAATAGAGGAATCCGTGTTTCTATACTTAtttctcatatttttatttaatgttattcaaGTTACACCTAAGAACTAAACCGTACGTATCCGAATGAGAATGTATTAGGAATGTCAACGTTCTGTGTTCGACGAGTTACGAGGCGAGGTGTTCTTGCGTATGCCGAAAATATGATTTGGCCCCGCTACCTGCCGGTCCAAATTTAACACTACTCAATACCggttacattatttttagtGAAGACGCGACCACAGCCGGCATattaaaacgaaaaacaaacaaaaagtggGACTATTATTAGATCAGCATTTCGTCATGAAAAGTAAAATGAGGAAGGGAAAACAAGCAATCTAGCGAAGTGCAGACAGAAGcagaataaaaacataaccgTTCCACGAGCCTTTGTTTACCTTTTTTTGACAACAGGATAGAAACATTTCTGTTGCTTTGTGTCAAAAAGAGAAAGATGTAAACTTGAAACAAAATTTGTTTCGTGTAACAGAGTGATTTATGAGACATTTAGCACATTTTGACACTTCCTGTCAGCTTGTCATCCAGTTTACTGAAATTCTAGTATAACTAAATGACATAATCAAATGAGACACGGTCAtggtttttgatatttttttgtaaaagctaCAGCTGTATCACATTTTCCTATAATTATAAAGTGAAATACAGTGTCAATTTTCTACTTTATCTTGGGTAAACAAcgaaaacttaattattattcatgaaGGTCGTGCTAAAATACTAggacttaaaaattaaaaaaaggattgAATTGTCAAAATAACACTGACAGTTGacagtaataataaataccacACGAGAACTCGAGAGGACgatcgaaaaataaaaacaaggcaACGTGTTGTATTTCTGTGgttataaaatagttatttacgatataataaaagaaaaatgtcgCTAATAATGACTAAAGCTGCGCTAGCAATGAAAAATCCTGAGGTTAACTTTAAATTTGTAAAGTTTGAAGCTCACAAGCCTAAAAAGAAGACTGCTGCTGATAATAGTGATAACAGTGAAATAAAACCTGGAAGTCAGCAGACTAGCAAAGATTTAGATCTTAAGAAGATTCGCCATGAAGTTGTCAAGTTTGGAATGTCGGGTTTTGACCCTACGAAGAAAGAAGAAGCGAGGATAGCGCTCGCAGTTAGTTTAGGTTAGTTCCTATTTAATATACGAGTTTGTTCtactagaaatatatttttttaaaggtatcTTTTCATAAGTATGCTTTCTCTGTTCTTTAATTATGTCTCTATTTATACATT
The genomic region above belongs to Spodoptera frugiperda isolate SF20-4 chromosome 12, AGI-APGP_CSIRO_Sfru_2.0, whole genome shotgun sequence and contains:
- the LOC118262630 gene encoding uncharacterized protein C1orf131, with the translated sequence MSLIMTKAALAMKNPEVNFKFVKFEAHKPKKKTAADNSDNSEIKPGSQQTSKDLDLKKIRHEVVKFGMSGFDPTKKEEARIALAVSLGAKPPKKEYVNYKELMEKRKQEKKKELEDKQQMRSKSILQTGGKKKKKTNNDVGHLLSSYGKVKKNDLKKDDKGPKKKKKSKII